In the Pseudanabaena sp. PCC 7367 genome, one interval contains:
- a CDS encoding CPBP family intramembrane glutamic endopeptidase, whose translation MKRVILSILSVLAIAFLGLTLANSWTHPQVQTRLDLMQTDVVLEALQWQPEEGGDTARQILIGGSSSNEYYQQALEKYLTVRQAGQEELAKINQLLQQRSITAAQSSRLNQQYQEQDASLAELDVNIGLLMASLDRPSQALSTWEITAQNQPIIAVDPSAYALTAQVLRGLWNEPILLLPEAERQINTTLSGWFRNQALEKLYRSQQRQESLQELVILRQEGAIQAFNRIALANAVPILGGGLGLVLWVYLGIRRLVAAERSWLQLTDQDRKWPVPWDGEETWEVMLLWFTAFVGISQILLPVVLGLLRLIPDDSWQSRDRAIFVLLSYVAYMSPVLIILQQRLKPFMPLPETLFRLKLNPPSWLGWGIGGYLTAIPMVFVASVLSEQLLQGNGGGNPLLEILADNNDGVAKIVLWLTLAVAAPFFEEILFRGFLLPSLTKLMPFWAALCLSGLTFAVTHQNLSDIIPLTILGIVLGFVYVRSKNLLAPMLLHCLWNSGSFLSLLALNG comes from the coding sequence TTGAAACGCGTAATCCTGTCCATTCTTTCGGTGCTGGCGATCGCCTTTTTAGGGCTGACCCTGGCAAATAGCTGGACTCATCCACAAGTACAGACCAGATTGGATCTGATGCAAACTGATGTTGTTCTGGAAGCACTGCAATGGCAACCTGAAGAGGGCGGTGATACTGCACGGCAAATTTTGATTGGTGGTAGTAGCAGTAATGAATACTATCAACAGGCATTAGAAAAATATCTGACAGTGCGGCAGGCGGGCCAAGAGGAGCTGGCTAAAATCAACCAGCTTTTGCAGCAGCGATCGATCACGGCGGCGCAGAGCAGTCGGCTCAATCAACAATATCAAGAGCAAGATGCCAGTCTAGCTGAGCTGGATGTCAACATCGGCTTACTCATGGCCAGTCTCGATCGTCCCTCTCAAGCCCTATCGACGTGGGAGATAACCGCTCAAAATCAACCTATAATCGCTGTTGATCCATCCGCTTATGCCCTGACCGCCCAGGTATTGAGGGGATTATGGAATGAGCCAATTTTGCTGTTGCCAGAGGCCGAACGCCAGATCAATACCACCCTATCCGGTTGGTTTCGCAACCAAGCCCTAGAGAAACTCTATCGATCGCAGCAGCGCCAGGAAAGCCTCCAGGAACTAGTAATATTGCGCCAAGAGGGAGCAATCCAGGCATTTAATCGAATTGCGCTGGCCAATGCAGTGCCGATCCTCGGTGGTGGCTTGGGGCTAGTTTTGTGGGTTTATTTGGGTATAAGACGATTGGTAGCGGCGGAGCGCTCCTGGCTCCAATTAACCGATCAAGATCGCAAATGGCCAGTGCCCTGGGATGGCGAAGAAACATGGGAAGTCATGTTGTTGTGGTTTACTGCGTTTGTGGGCATCTCGCAGATTTTGCTGCCAGTAGTTTTAGGGCTCCTGCGTCTGATCCCCGATGATTCATGGCAATCGCGCGATCGGGCAATATTTGTGCTTTTGTCCTATGTGGCCTACATGTCGCCAGTGTTAATCATTTTGCAGCAGCGTCTTAAACCATTTATGCCACTGCCGGAAACACTATTCAGGCTGAAGCTAAATCCTCCTAGCTGGTTAGGGTGGGGTATTGGTGGCTACCTGACGGCGATCCCGATGGTGTTTGTGGCCTCGGTGCTAAGCGAACAACTGTTGCAGGGCAATGGTGGTGGTAATCCGCTTTTGGAAATATTGGCGGATAATAATGATGGTGTTGCCAAAATAGTGCTCTGGCTGACCCTGGCGGTGGCTGCGCCATTTTTTGAGGAAATTTTATTTAGAGGGTTTCTGTTGCCCTCATTAACCAAGCTAATGCCATTCTGGGCGGCGCTGTGCCTGAGTGGACTAACCTTTGCGGTCACACATCAAAACCTCTCTGATATTATTCCCTTGACCATTTTGGGGATCGTGCTGGGATTTGTGTATGTGCGATCGAAGAATTTATTAGCGCCAATGTTGCTCCATTGTTTATGGAATAGTGGCAGTTTCCTCTCGCTTTTGGCTCTGAATGGTTGA
- a CDS encoding PP2C family protein-serine/threonine phosphatase, with translation MSISLPPRRPSRSQEPRPETSSGKVVIKDLKDLITELTQEQTKIQELLSFLGFALRSYSNLNQFLELIPLIATRVTDADGGALILFKSSGEMYLESLHCIDDPAVMRPQQVRSAIDRATQQASSGSAAALDDMISRFLGGDVKLFGTAIIVKNAVRGRLYVFSHKPNYAWGENRQKLMRLVADQTAVGLENNALAAELLKKERQDRELEIGAEIQRQLLPRNCPAIAGVELAAKCLTANRVGGDYYDFIPVKKGDRWSLVIADVMGKGVPAGLIMTMTRGMLRAEVLNGHSPGRILEHLNQVMYDDLEKSNRFVTMFYSEYDPESRMLAYSNAAHTPALLWRSQTNTVHALDTLGSLIGLEAGSKYEEAKIMLEPGDVVLYYTDGLTEAANQEGDRFDEENLRASMQYACEKAMSPSPQQDRSSTIRDHIFESVQKFIGNSHGHNDDMTLLVLCIKEISG, from the coding sequence ATGTCCATATCACTGCCCCCACGACGACCATCTCGATCGCAAGAGCCGCGCCCCGAAACCAGCTCTGGTAAGGTAGTGATCAAAGATTTAAAAGACCTAATTACAGAACTAACCCAGGAGCAAACCAAAATCCAGGAATTGCTCAGTTTTCTGGGGTTTGCCCTGCGTAGCTATAGCAATTTAAATCAATTTCTGGAACTAATTCCGCTGATTGCCACCAGGGTGACCGATGCCGATGGTGGCGCTTTAATTTTATTTAAATCCAGCGGCGAAATGTATTTGGAATCGCTGCATTGCATTGATGATCCGGCAGTGATGCGACCCCAACAGGTGCGATCGGCGATCGATCGGGCTACTCAACAGGCAAGCTCTGGCTCAGCCGCCGCCCTAGACGATATGATCAGTCGCTTTCTAGGTGGCGATGTCAAGTTATTTGGCACGGCGATCATTGTCAAAAATGCGGTGCGGGGCCGACTCTATGTATTCAGCCACAAGCCCAACTATGCCTGGGGCGAAAATCGTCAGAAACTAATGCGGTTGGTGGCCGACCAAACTGCGGTGGGGCTTGAGAATAATGCCCTGGCTGCCGAATTATTAAAAAAAGAACGCCAGGATCGTGAGCTAGAAATTGGCGCAGAAATTCAACGCCAACTGCTGCCCCGCAATTGCCCCGCGATCGCAGGGGTTGAACTGGCAGCCAAGTGCCTCACGGCCAATCGAGTTGGCGGCGATTACTATGATTTTATTCCGGTCAAAAAGGGCGATCGCTGGAGCCTGGTGATTGCAGACGTGATGGGCAAGGGGGTTCCGGCTGGATTAATCATGACCATGACCAGGGGGATGCTGCGGGCAGAGGTGCTGAATGGCCATAGTCCGGGCAGGATTCTAGAGCATCTTAACCAGGTGATGTATGACGATCTCGAAAAGTCAAATCGCTTCGTGACCATGTTCTATTCTGAATATGACCCAGAATCAAGGATGCTGGCCTATAGTAATGCTGCCCATACGCCGGCTTTGTTGTGGCGATCGCAAACTAATACAGTCCATGCCCTCGATACGCTTGGCTCCCTGATTGGCCTAGAGGCTGGTTCTAAATATGAAGAGGCCAAGATTATGCTTGAACCCGGTGATGTGGTGCTCTACTATACCGATGGCCTGACCGAGGCTGCCAACCAGGAAGGCGATCGCTTTGATGAAGAGAATTTGCGGGCTAGTATGCAATATGCCTGCGAAAAGGCAATGTCTCCCTCACCCCAACAGGATCGCTCCAGTACGATTCGAGATCATATTTTTGAGAGTGTGCAAAAATTCATTGGTAATAGCCACGGCCATAACGATGATATGACTTTGCTAGTGTTATGTATCAAGGAAATTTCAGGTTGA
- a CDS encoding NAD(P)H-quinone oxidoreductase subunit M, producing MLLKSTTRHIQIYTATVDAERNELIDSDNQLTLDVDPDDEFNWTDNAIKKVYQQFEALVAAYSGADLTEYNLRRIGSDLEHFVRSLLQKGEITYNLNHRALNYSMGLPQVVNTEAQAAEE from the coding sequence ATGCTTTTAAAATCAACCACCCGTCACATCCAAATCTACACTGCCACAGTTGATGCTGAGAGAAACGAGTTAATTGATAGCGACAATCAACTGACCCTGGATGTCGATCCAGATGATGAATTTAACTGGACTGATAATGCGATCAAAAAGGTTTATCAACAGTTTGAAGCCCTCGTTGCCGCCTATAGTGGTGCGGATTTAACTGAATATAATTTGCGCCGGATTGGCTCCGATCTAGAGCATTTTGTGCGATCGCTACTGCAAAAGGGTGAAATCACCTATAACTTGAACCACCGAGCGCTTAATTATAGTATGGGTCTGCCCCAGGTAGTAAACACCGAAGCTCAGGCGGCTGAGGAATAA
- a CDS encoding thioredoxin family protein, with product MEIGAYAPDFELPSAQGDVIHLSKCLEAYKAVVVVFMCNHCPYVKAYRERLVQLQADYQDQGVLLVGINANDSKKYPEDDFDKMKTYAQEWGLNFPYLRDRTQDVAEAFGAKCTPEPFVLDQDGILRYNGQIDDSYRDPAAVTQHNLRDAIDQVLKGETVTADMSPAIGCSVKWSA from the coding sequence ATGGAAATAGGTGCATACGCTCCAGATTTTGAATTGCCAAGCGCTCAAGGTGATGTGATTCATCTATCTAAGTGCCTGGAAGCCTACAAAGCGGTGGTGGTGGTATTCATGTGTAACCATTGTCCCTATGTCAAGGCATATCGGGAACGGCTGGTGCAGCTCCAGGCCGATTATCAAGATCAAGGCGTTTTGCTGGTGGGGATTAATGCCAATGACTCGAAAAAATACCCCGAAGACGACTTCGACAAAATGAAAACATATGCCCAGGAATGGGGCTTGAATTTTCCTTACCTGCGCGATCGCACCCAGGATGTAGCTGAAGCATTCGGCGCGAAATGTACACCAGAACCGTTTGTGCTCGATCAAGATGGAATTTTGCGCTATAACGGCCAGATTGATGATAGCTATCGTGATCCGGCGGCGGTGACGCAGCATAATCTACGCGATGCGATCGATCAGGTACTTAAGGGTGAAACTGTGACGGCTGATATGTCTCCGGCGATCGGTTGCTCGGTCAAGTGGTCGGCTTAG
- a CDS encoding DUF2996 domain-containing protein — protein sequence MAEEKTAKKAKPEKPPEPEELPFEQFINEHYLPSLAKALAEDGLSDLQLQFDNGQVRGKWLGNQRQFTVYFAIPDIGGQKAFSCADRGFEPATIEPFMVDERKTTLDLLVFYVQQRLNGQKWLAPN from the coding sequence ATGGCAGAAGAAAAAACAGCAAAGAAAGCAAAGCCCGAAAAGCCCCCCGAACCAGAAGAATTGCCATTTGAGCAGTTTATTAATGAGCATTACCTGCCATCTCTGGCCAAGGCTCTAGCGGAAGACGGCCTGAGCGATCTGCAACTTCAGTTTGATAATGGTCAAGTCCGGGGCAAATGGCTAGGCAATCAACGCCAATTTACGGTTTATTTTGCTATACCAGATATTGGCGGCCAAAAGGCTTTTTCTTGCGCCGATCGGGGGTTTGAACCCGCCACGATCGAACCATTCATGGTGGATGAGCGCAAAACGACGCTGGATTTACTGGTGTTCTATGTGCAGCAGCGGCTCAATGGCCAAAAGTGGCTGGCTCCCAACTAG